Proteins encoded in a region of the Streptomyces sp. NBC_00513 genome:
- a CDS encoding HAD family phosphatase, whose amino-acid sequence MKLLHLFDLDGTLMYGSAAPVEISRQLGVSEEIAELERAFAAREIGPHEFSVAAHALWSGLTSEHVRAAFDGSPWLSGIREVWQEIRERGDHCAVISLSPSFFVELLLEWGADAAHGSLYPEVPFTRPLDVAGILTPELKVDVADRLCARFGVTRSDCVAYGDSLTDAVLFEAVPRSVAVNARPYLAERATYVYEGRDLREAYQLLGPARPGVQAS is encoded by the coding sequence ATGAAGCTTCTCCACCTTTTCGATCTCGACGGAACCCTGATGTACGGCTCGGCGGCGCCGGTGGAGATCTCCCGGCAGCTCGGGGTGAGCGAGGAGATCGCCGAGCTTGAGCGAGCATTCGCAGCACGTGAGATCGGACCGCACGAGTTTTCCGTGGCGGCCCACGCCCTGTGGTCGGGATTGACGTCCGAGCACGTCAGGGCCGCCTTTGACGGTTCCCCGTGGCTGTCGGGGATCCGAGAGGTCTGGCAGGAGATCCGGGAGCGCGGGGACCACTGCGCGGTGATCTCCCTGTCGCCGTCCTTCTTCGTGGAACTGCTGCTGGAGTGGGGCGCGGACGCCGCGCACGGCTCGCTCTATCCGGAGGTGCCGTTCACCCGGCCCCTCGATGTGGCGGGGATCCTGACGCCCGAGCTGAAAGTCGATGTCGCGGACCGACTGTGCGCACGGTTCGGGGTGACCCGGAGCGACTGCGTGGCGTACGGGGATTCCCTGACCGACGCGGTGCTTTTCGAAGCGGTGCCGAGGTCCGTGGCGGTCAATGCCAGGCCGTATCTGGCGGAACGCGCCACGTACGTCTATGAGGGTCGGGACCTCCGCGAGGCTTACCAGCTCCTGGGGCCGGCACGCCCGGGGGTTCAGGCATCCTAA
- a CDS encoding globin domain-containing protein, which yields MDAPSTRSARRRTGRIPSGEGEVEPSPDAVLIRRTLAEIAPVADRVTSYFYALVFTAHPEVRGMFPVAMDTQRDRLLKALLTAAEHIDNPDVLGPYLRRLGTGHRKYGTMAAHYPAVGEALLGALARYAELTWGPETEAAWVRAYTAISQIMIDAASEDEIKAPAWWHAEVVSHDLRTSDIAVLTVRPDQPYPFVAGQYTSLETPWWPRVWRHYSFASAPRADGLLSFHVKAVPAGWVSNALVRHARPGDVLRLGPPAGSMVVDHTTDNGMLCLGGGTGIAPIKALIEDVAEHGERRPMEVFFGARSDHDLYDKDTLLGLQRSHPWLSVRPVIGGGLDGQLPQAVGEHGPWSSYDAFISGPPAMIRSGVDALKRIGIPGERIRYDAVEELAGVEG from the coding sequence ATGGACGCTCCGTCCACCAGATCGGCAAGACGGCGGACGGGCCGGATACCGTCCGGGGAAGGTGAGGTCGAGCCCTCCCCCGATGCCGTGCTCATCCGCCGGACCCTCGCGGAGATCGCGCCCGTCGCCGACCGAGTCACTTCGTACTTCTACGCCCTGGTGTTCACCGCACATCCCGAGGTGCGGGGCATGTTCCCCGTGGCGATGGACACCCAGCGCGACCGCCTGCTGAAAGCCCTGCTGACCGCCGCCGAGCACATCGACAACCCGGATGTGCTCGGCCCGTATCTGCGCCGCCTGGGCACCGGACACCGCAAGTACGGCACCATGGCGGCCCACTATCCCGCGGTGGGCGAGGCGCTGTTGGGCGCGCTGGCCCGGTACGCCGAGCTGACGTGGGGGCCGGAGACCGAGGCGGCGTGGGTGCGGGCGTACACGGCGATCTCCCAGATCATGATCGACGCGGCGTCCGAGGACGAGATCAAAGCGCCGGCCTGGTGGCACGCCGAGGTGGTCTCCCACGACCTGCGCACCTCGGACATCGCGGTGTTGACCGTCAGGCCCGACCAGCCGTATCCGTTTGTCGCCGGGCAGTACACGAGCCTGGAGACCCCGTGGTGGCCACGGGTGTGGCGGCACTACTCCTTCGCCTCCGCCCCCCGCGCGGACGGCTTGCTGTCCTTCCACGTCAAGGCCGTTCCGGCGGGCTGGGTCTCCAACGCCCTGGTACGGCACGCCCGGCCGGGCGACGTGCTGCGCCTGGGCCCTCCGGCCGGTTCGATGGTGGTGGACCACACGACCGACAACGGGATGCTGTGCTTGGGCGGCGGCACCGGAATCGCCCCGATCAAGGCACTGATCGAAGACGTGGCCGAGCACGGGGAACGACGCCCGATGGAGGTCTTCTTCGGTGCGCGCAGCGACCACGACCTGTATGACAAGGACACCCTGCTCGGACTACAGCGCTCGCACCCCTGGTTGTCGGTGCGTCCCGTGATCGGCGGCGGGCTGGACGGACAGCTGCCGCAGGCGGTCGGAGAGCACGGGCCGTGGAGTTCGTACGACGCGTTCATCTCGGGCCCGCCGGCGATGATCCGCAGTGGTGTGGACGCGCTCAAGCGGATCGGGATTCCCGGGGAGCGGATCCGCTACGACGCGGTGGAGGAGCTGGCGGGCGTCGAGGGTTGA
- a CDS encoding NUDIX domain-containing protein: protein MTERPVVKRTARAILLDGDDLILIKRTRPGVDPYWLTPGGGVESSDATVVDALHREVHEELGAKITDVVPCFVDTVEHIADGGVTGVKVQHFFVCHLESMDPDQRHGPEIDEPEGEYEIVRVPFSRVGIAAVHLVPLSLRHYLDGNIEGVRAMHAADLG, encoded by the coding sequence ATGACCGAACGCCCCGTGGTCAAACGCACCGCCCGCGCGATCCTGCTCGACGGTGACGACCTGATCCTCATCAAGCGCACCAGGCCCGGCGTCGACCCGTACTGGCTCACCCCAGGCGGTGGAGTGGAATCCTCGGACGCCACCGTCGTCGACGCCCTCCATCGCGAGGTCCACGAAGAGCTCGGTGCGAAGATCACCGATGTGGTCCCCTGCTTCGTCGACACCGTGGAGCACATCGCCGACGGTGGCGTCACCGGCGTGAAGGTGCAGCACTTCTTCGTCTGCCACCTCGAGTCCATGGACCCGGACCAACGCCACGGCCCCGAGATCGACGAGCCCGAAGGCGAATACGAGATCGTCCGCGTGCCGTTCAGCCGGGTCGGCATCGCCGCCGTCCATCTCGTCCCGCTGTCCCTGCGCCACTACCTCGACGGCAACATCGAAGGCGTGCGCGCCATGCACGCCGCCGACCTGGGCTGA
- a CDS encoding LysR family transcriptional regulator, whose product MDLALLRTFVAVHRAGSFTRAATLLGLSQPAVTSQIRTLERQLGRPLFHRRARGVTPTAVGDELAHKAAPHLDALLRIAETEREATGALRTLHVAGPPEFLSLRVLPALAPLVGQGQTLRTALSADTEENLDGLASGQHDLIVTTARPRGSLFTATALCDEEQVLVAAPYWAALVDPEPLREKGAGASAALDGIPVVEVHESLPLVTRYWAAVFDSLPDTAATVIAPDLRAVLECVRAGAGLAVLPRYLCQDALDSRRIVSLLEPAVPPLRTWFLVVRTGSLALAHLARAHDRLLHAAADW is encoded by the coding sequence ATGGACCTGGCCCTGTTGCGTACCTTCGTCGCCGTGCACCGAGCGGGCTCGTTCACTCGGGCCGCCACGCTCCTCGGGCTGTCCCAGCCGGCCGTCACCTCACAGATACGCACCCTCGAACGCCAACTGGGACGCCCCCTGTTCCACCGCCGCGCCCGAGGGGTCACCCCCACCGCCGTCGGAGACGAACTCGCGCACAAGGCCGCCCCGCACCTGGACGCGCTGCTCCGGATCGCCGAGACCGAACGGGAGGCCACCGGAGCCTTACGCACACTGCACGTCGCCGGGCCTCCCGAGTTCCTGAGCCTGCGCGTGCTCCCCGCCCTCGCACCGCTGGTCGGTCAGGGCCAGACCCTGCGCACCGCCCTGAGCGCCGACACCGAGGAGAACCTCGACGGCCTGGCCTCCGGGCAACACGACCTCATCGTCACCACCGCTCGGCCGCGCGGCTCCCTGTTCACCGCCACCGCCCTCTGCGACGAGGAACAGGTCCTGGTCGCGGCTCCCTATTGGGCCGCACTCGTCGATCCGGAACCGCTGCGCGAGAAAGGGGCCGGCGCGAGCGCCGCCCTCGACGGAATCCCCGTGGTCGAGGTCCACGAGAGCCTGCCCCTCGTCACCCGCTACTGGGCCGCCGTGTTCGACAGCCTGCCCGACACCGCCGCCACCGTGATCGCCCCGGACCTGAGAGCGGTGCTGGAGTGCGTCCGTGCCGGCGCGGGACTCGCCGTCCTGCCCCGCTACCTGTGCCAAGACGCCCTCGACAGCCGGCGGATCGTCTCGCTGCTGGAGCCCGCCGTGCCACCCCTGCGCACCTGGTTCCTCGTCGTACGCACCGGAAGCCTGGCCCTCGCCCATCTCGCACGGGCCCACGACCGGCTCCTGCACGCAGCCGCGGACTGGTGA
- a CDS encoding cystathionine gamma-lyase — protein sequence MNDPHTPGTDGYGDGTRAVRAGLPEPVKNEPTLPGPVFAAHFHLPGDVEGPYTYGRDTNPTWTLLEKAIGELEAPGRSGVETIVFASGMAAVSAVLLSQARTGDTVVLPDDGYQALPLLREQLEAYGIHVRTAPTADEAQLSELDGARLLWIETPSNPGLDVCDVRRLVAAAHAGGTLVAVDNTLATPLGQRPLELGADFSVASGTKGLTGHGDLLLGYVVCLDPDLAAAVRRWRKIVGAIPGPMEAWLAHRSLATIQLRAQRQWANAQAVAEALADRGDVSGLRYPGLPSDPSHKTAARQMPGFGSVVSFTLADRERAERFMAALRLVEDATSFGGVRSTAERRGRWGGDAVPEGFIRFSAGAEDTEDLVADVLRALDSAGQGH from the coding sequence GTGAACGACCCGCACACCCCCGGAACCGACGGATACGGCGACGGCACCCGGGCCGTCCGCGCCGGCCTGCCCGAACCGGTCAAGAACGAGCCGACCCTGCCCGGGCCGGTCTTCGCCGCGCACTTCCACCTGCCCGGCGACGTCGAAGGCCCGTACACCTACGGCCGCGACACCAACCCCACCTGGACCCTGTTGGAGAAGGCCATCGGGGAACTGGAGGCGCCCGGCCGCAGCGGTGTCGAGACGATCGTCTTCGCCTCCGGCATGGCCGCGGTCTCCGCCGTCCTGCTCTCCCAGGCCCGCACCGGCGACACCGTCGTCCTTCCCGACGACGGCTACCAGGCCCTGCCGCTACTCCGCGAGCAGTTGGAGGCGTACGGCATCCACGTGCGCACCGCCCCGACCGCGGACGAGGCCCAGCTGTCCGAGCTCGACGGGGCCCGGCTGCTGTGGATCGAGACCCCCTCCAACCCGGGGCTCGACGTGTGCGACGTACGGCGTCTCGTGGCCGCCGCGCACGCCGGCGGAACCCTGGTCGCCGTCGACAACACCCTCGCCACGCCGCTCGGGCAGCGACCCCTGGAGCTCGGCGCGGACTTCTCCGTCGCCAGCGGCACCAAGGGACTCACCGGCCACGGCGACCTCCTCCTGGGCTACGTGGTGTGCCTCGACCCCGATCTCGCGGCGGCCGTCCGCCGCTGGCGCAAGATCGTCGGTGCGATCCCCGGTCCCATGGAGGCCTGGCTCGCCCACCGGTCCCTCGCCACCATCCAACTGCGCGCCCAGCGCCAGTGGGCCAACGCCCAGGCCGTCGCCGAAGCGCTCGCCGACCGCGGCGACGTCAGCGGACTGCGCTACCCGGGCCTCCCCTCGGACCCGTCACACAAGACGGCGGCGCGGCAAATGCCGGGCTTCGGCTCGGTGGTCTCCTTCACCCTGGCGGACCGCGAAAGGGCGGAACGGTTCATGGCCGCCCTGCGACTGGTCGAGGACGCCACGAGTTTCGGGGGAGTAAGGTCCACCGCCGAGCGGCGTGGACGGTGGGGTGGCGACGCCGTGCCGGAGGGGTTCATCCGCTTCTCCGCCGGGGCCGAGGACACCGAGGACCTGGTCGCCGATGTGCTGCGAGCCCTCGACTCCGCCGGTCAGGGCCACTGA
- a CDS encoding phage holin family protein produces MTNFVIKTLANAAALAVAIWLLAGITLDDGSSTGRRALTLILVALVFGLVNFIVKPVVRLLSLPLFVLTLGLFTLVVNALMLLLTSWLAKQFDLSFHVDGFWTALVGGLIISIVSWAVNLALPDKN; encoded by the coding sequence ATGACGAATTTCGTAATCAAGACGCTCGCGAACGCGGCGGCTCTGGCCGTCGCCATCTGGTTGCTGGCCGGCATCACGCTCGACGACGGCAGCAGCACCGGCCGGCGCGCCCTCACCCTGATCCTGGTCGCCCTGGTCTTCGGCCTGGTCAACTTCATCGTCAAGCCCGTGGTGAGGCTGCTCTCGCTCCCCTTGTTCGTCCTCACCCTCGGCCTCTTCACCCTCGTCGTGAACGCCTTGATGTTGCTGCTCACCTCCTGGCTTGCCAAGCAGTTCGACCTCAGCTTCCACGTCGACGGTTTCTGGACCGCCCTCGTGGGTGGTCTGATCATCTCCATCGTCTCCTGGGCCGTGAACCTGGCCCTGCCCGACAAGAACTGA
- a CDS encoding cupin domain-containing protein, translated as MKVFRLDELESERAANDGAYLQFLRERNMSVGLYALDAGQSDPQQPHRQDEVYYVVSGRAAITVGEETETVANGSVVYVPAGVPHKFHHITEPLKVLVVFSPPEG; from the coding sequence ATGAAGGTCTTCCGGCTGGACGAACTCGAATCGGAGCGGGCCGCCAACGACGGCGCCTACCTCCAGTTCCTGCGGGAGCGGAACATGTCGGTCGGGTTGTACGCACTCGACGCGGGGCAGAGCGATCCGCAGCAGCCGCACCGGCAGGACGAGGTGTACTACGTGGTGAGCGGCCGGGCCGCGATCACGGTCGGGGAGGAGACGGAGACGGTGGCCAACGGCAGCGTCGTCTACGTGCCGGCCGGAGTGCCGCACAAGTTCCACCACATCACCGAGCCGCTCAAGGTGTTGGTGGTGTTCTCCCCGCCGGAGGGCTGA
- a CDS encoding DUF5326 family protein, with amino-acid sequence MDGIRAMFEGMPWWVKWIAVPLLALVVFGGVITAVLGTLIALVFKLLLFVALVGGLIFVVKKFSGAGSKSSSRDW; translated from the coding sequence ATGGACGGGATCCGAGCGATGTTCGAGGGCATGCCGTGGTGGGTCAAGTGGATCGCCGTTCCACTGCTGGCTCTGGTCGTCTTCGGCGGTGTGATCACCGCCGTCCTCGGCACGCTGATCGCGCTCGTCTTCAAGCTGCTGCTCTTCGTCGCCCTGGTCGGCGGCCTGATCTTCGTGGTCAAGAAGTTCTCCGGCGCGGGTTCGAAGTCCTCCTCCCGCGACTGGTAG
- a CDS encoding IclR family transcriptional regulator yields the protein MQRALRLLEAVASHSGGAPAKQLAREAGLPLPTAYHLLRTLTHEGYLRREGGVFVLGAAAGRLAVGGLQQKRRSMILDSLAHFRDAVGAPVYFAVFREGEIEVVGVSDTQSSPACEEWADFRETGHAHAIGQCLLGQLDDKTRKDYYERHPVEAITPYTVRDMRSLEQRIESQGRMQPVVERQEYSLGTVCAAIPITAGDTAATMAISLPLHQEGELLNVVNRLRSEVGALLSTLSFSISI from the coding sequence GTGCAGCGGGCGCTGAGACTGCTCGAAGCCGTGGCCTCCCACAGCGGGGGAGCGCCGGCGAAACAACTGGCGCGCGAGGCCGGGCTCCCGCTTCCCACCGCGTATCACCTGCTGCGCACCCTGACCCACGAGGGCTATTTGCGCCGGGAGGGCGGAGTCTTCGTGCTCGGTGCTGCCGCGGGACGGCTCGCCGTTGGGGGACTTCAGCAGAAACGTCGCAGCATGATCCTCGATTCGCTCGCCCACTTCCGCGACGCCGTGGGGGCTCCCGTCTACTTCGCGGTTTTCCGCGAGGGTGAGATCGAGGTCGTGGGTGTCTCGGACACCCAGTCCAGCCCGGCATGCGAGGAGTGGGCGGACTTCCGTGAGACCGGCCACGCCCACGCCATCGGTCAGTGTCTGTTGGGCCAACTCGACGACAAGACGCGCAAGGACTACTACGAGCGGCACCCGGTCGAGGCCATCACCCCCTACACGGTGCGGGACATGCGCTCCCTGGAGCAGCGCATCGAATCCCAGGGGCGGATGCAGCCCGTCGTCGAGCGGCAGGAGTACTCCCTGGGTACGGTGTGCGCGGCCATCCCGATCACCGCGGGAGACACTGCCGCGACCATGGCCATTTCTCTCCCCCTGCACCAAGAAGGTGAGTTGCTCAATGTAGTCAATCGACTACGGAGTGAAGTAGGCGCGCTGTTGAGCACCCTGTCCTTCTCTATCAGTATCTGA
- a CDS encoding SsgA family sporulation/cell division regulator gives MRESVQAEVMMNFLVSEELSFRIPVELRYDAHDPYAVRLTFHLPGDAPVTWAFGRELLLDGINKSCGEGDVHIAPTDPEELSDVHIRLQVGGDRALFRAGAAPLVAFLDRTDRLVPLGQERTLSDFEGNLDEALGKILDESQQNERNAG, from the coding sequence ATGCGCGAGTCCGTACAGGCAGAGGTCATGATGAACTTCCTCGTCTCCGAGGAGCTTTCGTTCCGGATTCCGGTGGAACTCCGCTACGACGCTCACGACCCCTACGCGGTGCGCCTGACCTTCCACCTCCCCGGAGACGCGCCTGTGACCTGGGCATTCGGCCGAGAACTGCTCCTCGACGGCATCAACAAGTCCTGTGGGGAAGGTGATGTGCACATCGCCCCCACCGACCCGGAAGAGCTCTCGGATGTGCACATCCGTCTGCAGGTCGGAGGAGACAGGGCGCTGTTCCGTGCCGGCGCGGCGCCGCTCGTCGCGTTCCTCGACCGGACCGACCGTCTTGTTCCGCTCGGTCAGGAGCGCACTCTGAGTGACTTCGAGGGGAACCTCGACGAGGCGCTCGGCAAGATCCTGGACGAATCCCAGCAGAACGAGCGGAACGCGGGCTGA